From one Neofelis nebulosa isolate mNeoNeb1 chromosome 4, mNeoNeb1.pri, whole genome shotgun sequence genomic stretch:
- the KCNH2 gene encoding potassium voltage-gated channel subfamily H member 2 isoform X3 → MQRPCTCDFLHGPRTQRRAAAQIAQALLGAEERKVEIAFYRKDGSCFLCLVDVVPVKNEDGTVIMFILNFEVVMEKDVVGSPAHDTNHRGPPTSWLAPGRAKTFRLKLPALLALTARESSVRPGGSGGGGGGGAGAPGAVVVDVDLTPAAPSRESLALDEVTAMDNHVAGLGPAEERRALVGPSSPPACAPDTHPSPRAHSLNPDASGSSCSLARTRSRESCASVRRASSADDIEAMRAGLPPPPRHASTGAMHPLRSGLLNSTSDSDLVRYRTISKIPQITLNFVDLKGDPFLASPTSDREIIAPKIKERTHNVTEKVTQVLSLGADVLPEYKLQAPRIHRWTILHYSPFKAVWDWLILLLVIYTAVFTPYSAAFLLKETEEGSTAPDCGYACQPLAVVDFIVDIMFIVDILINFRTTYVNANEEVVSHPGRIAVHYFKGWFLIDMVAAIPFDLLIFGSGSEELIGLLKTARLLRLVRVARKLDRYSEYGAAVLFLLMCTFALIAHWLACIWYAIGNMEQPHVDSRIGWLHNLGDQIGKPYNSSGLGGPSIKDKYVTALYFTFSSLTSVGFGNVSPNTNSEKIFSICVMLIGSLMYASIFGNVSAIIQRLYSGTARYHTQMLRVREFIRFHQIPNPLRQRLEEYFQHAWSYTNGIDMNAVLKGFPECLQADICLHLNRSLLQHCKPFRAATKGCLRALAMKFKTTHAPPGDTLVHAGDLLTALYFISRGSIEILRGDVVVAILGKNDIFGEPLNLYARPGKSNGDVRALTYCDLHKIHRDDLLEVLDMYPEFSDHFWSSLEITFNLRDTNMIPGSPGSAELEGGFNRQRRRKLSFRRRTDKDPEQPGEVSALGPGRAGAGPSSRGRPGGPWGESPSSGPSSPESSEDEGPGRSSSPLRLVPFSSPRPPGEPPGGELLTEEGEKSSDTCNPLSGAFSGVSNIFSFWGDSRGRQYQELPRCPAPTPSLLNIPLSSPSRRPRGDVESRLDALQRQLNRLETRLSADMASVLQLLHRQMTLVPPAYSAVTTPGPGPPSTSSLLPVSPIPTLTLDSLSQVSQFMALEELPPGTPELPQDGPTRRLSLPGQLGALTSQPLHRHGSDPGS, encoded by the exons GGAGCTGCTTCCTGTGCCTGGTGGACGTGGTGCCCGTAAAGAATGAAGACGGGACTGTCATCATGTTTATCCTCAACTTCGAGGTGGTGATGGAAAAGGACGTGGTGGGGTCCCCGGCCCATGACACCAATCACCGTGGACCCCCCACCAGCTGGTTGGCCCCGG GCCGAGCCAAGACCTTCCGCCTGAAGCTGCCCGCGCTGCTGGCCTTGACGGCCCGGGAGTCATCGGTGCGGcccggcggcagcggcggcggcggcgggggcggcgcgggCGCCCCGGGGGCCGTGGTGGTGGACGTGGACCTGACGCCGGCGGCGCCCAGCCGCGAGTCGCTGGCCCTGGACGAGGTGACGGCCATGGACAACCacgtggcagggctggggccagCGGAGGAGCGGCGCGCGCTGGTGGGCCCCAGCTCACCGCCTGCCTGCGCGCCCGACACGCACCCCTCACCCCGGGCGCACAGCCTCAACCCCGACGCCTCGGGCTCCAGCTGCAGCCTGGCCCGGACGCGCTCCCGGGAGAGCTGCGCCAGCGTGCGCCGCGCCTCCTCCGCTGACGACATCGAGGCCATGCGCGCCGGGCTGCCCCCGCCGCCGCGCCACGCCAGCACCG GGGCCATGCACCCCCTGCGCAGCGGCCTGCTTAACTCCACGTCAGATTCCGACCTCGTGCGCTACCGTACCATTAGCAAGATTCCCCAAATCACCCTCAACTTTGTGGACCTCAAGGGGGACCCCTTCTTGGCTTCGCCCACCAGTGACCGGGAGATCATAGCACCCAAGATAAAGGAGAGGACCCACAATGTCACTGAGAAGGTCACCCAG GTCCTGTCCCTGGGGGCTGATGTGCTGCCAGAGTATAAGCTGCAGGCGCCTCGGATCCACCGCTGGACCATCCTGCACTACAGCCCCTTCAAGGCCGTGTGGGACTGGCTCATCCTGCTGCTGGTTATCTACACGGCCGTCTTCACACCTTACTCGGCCGCCTTCCTGCTGAAGGAGACGGAAGAGGGCTCCACGGCCCCTGACTGTGGCTACGCCTGCCAGCCACTGGCCGTAGTGGACTTCATTGTGGACATCATGTTCATCGTGGACATCCTCATCAACTTCCGCACCACGTACGTGAATGCCAATGAGGAGGTGGTCAGCCATCCCGGCCGCATTGCCGTCCACTACTTCAAGGGCTGGTTCCTCATCGACATGGTGGCCGCCATCCCCTTCGACCTGCTCATCTTTGGCTCTGGCTCTGAGGAG CTGATCGGGCTGCTGAAGACGGCGCGGCTGCTGCGGCTGGTGCGTGTGGCGAGGAAGCTGGACCGCTACTCGGAGTACGGGGCAGCCGTGCTcttcctgctcatgtgcactttCGCACTCATCGCGCACTGGCTGGCCTGCATCTGGTACGCCATCGGCAACATGGAGCAGCCACACGTGGACTCCCGCATCGGCTGGCTGCACAACCTGGGCGACCAGATCGGCAAGCCCTACAACAGCAGCGGCCTGGGAGGCCCCTCCATCAAGGACAAGTACGTCACGGCCCTCTACTTCACCTTCAGCAGCCTCACCAGCGTGGGCTTCGGCAACGTCTCCCCCAACACCAACTCGGAGAAGATCTTCTCCATCTGTGTCATGCTCATTGGCT ccctcaTGTACGCCAGCATCTTCGGCAACGTGTCAGCCATCATCCAGCGGCTGTACTCCGGCACTGCCCGCTACCACACGCAGATGCTACGGGTGCGGGAGTTCATCCGCTTCCACCAAATCCCCAACCCCCTCCGCCAGCGTCTCGAGGAGTATTTCCAGCACGCCTGGTCCTACACCAACGGCATCGATATGAACGCG GTGCTGAAAGGCTTCCCCGAGTGCCTGCAGGCAGACATCTGTCTGCACCTGAACCGCTCGCTGCTACAGCACTGCAAGCCTTTCCGAGCGGCCACCAAGGGCTGCCTGAGGGCCCTGGCCATGAAGTTCAAGACGACACATGCACCGCCAGGGGACACGCTGGTGCATGCTGGGGACCTGCTCACCGCCCTCTACTTCATCTCCCGGGGCTCCATTGAGATCCTGCGGGGCGACGTTGTCGTGGCCATCCTGG GGAAGAATGACATCTTTGGAGAGCCTTTAAACCTGTATGCTCGGCCCGGCAAGTCCAATGGGGACGTGCGGGCCCTCACCTACTGCGACCTGCACAAGATCCACCGGGATGACCTACTGGAGGTGCTGGACATGTACCCCGAGTTCTCGGACCACTTCTGGTCCAGCCTGGAAATCACCTTCAACCTGCGGGAC ACCAACATGATCCCTGGGTCTCCCGGCAGCGCGGAGCTGGAGGGCGGCTTCAACAGGCAACGCAGGCGCAAGCTGTCCTTCCGCCGGCGCACCGACAAGG ACCCGGAACAGCCAGGGGAGGTGTCGGCCttggggccgggccgggcgggggcaGGGCCGAGTAGCCGGGGCCGGCCAGGGGGACCGTGGGGGGAGAGCCCATCCAGCGGCCCCTCCAGCCCTGAGAGCAGTGAGGATGAGGGCCCAGGCCGCAGCTCCAGCCCCCTCCGCCTGGTGCCCTtctccagccccaggccccccGGAGAGCCGCCGGGTGGGGAGCTGCtgacagaggaaggggagaagagcagTGACACTTGTAACCCGCTGTCAG GCGCCTTCTCAGGAGTGTCCAACATCTTCAGCTTCTGGGGGGACAGTCGGGGCCGCCAGTACCAGGAGCTGCCtcgctgccctgcccccacccccagcctcctgaACATCCCCCTGTCCAGCCCCAGCCGGCGGCCCCGGGGCGACGTGGAGAGCAGGCTGGATGCCCTTCAGAGGCAGCTCAACAG GCTGGAGACCCGGCTGAGTGCAGACATGGCCAGTGTCCTGCAGCTGCTGCACAGGCAGATGACGCTGGTCCCACCTGCTTACAGTGCTGTGACCAccccggggcccggccccccctccacctcctctctgctgcccgtcagccccatccccaccctcaccctggaCTCGCTTTCTCAG GTTTCCCAGTTCATGGCGTTGGAGGAGCTCCCCCCGGGGACCCCAGAGCTCCCCCAAGACGGCCCCACTCGACGCCTCTCCCTGCCGGGCCAGCTGGGGGCCctcacctcccagcccctgcaCAGACATGGCTCAGACCCGGGCAGTTAG
- the KCNH2 gene encoding potassium voltage-gated channel subfamily H member 2 isoform X2, which produces MPVRRGHVAPQNTFLDTIIRKFEGQSRKFIIANARVENCAVIYCNDGFCELCGYSRAEVMQRPCTCDFLHGPRTQRRAAAQIAQALLGAEERKVEIAFYRKDGSCFLCLVDVVPVKNEDGTVIMFILNFEVVMEKDVVGSPAHDTNHRGPPTSWLAPGRAKTFRLKLPALLALTARESSVRPGGSGGGGGGGAGAPGAVVVDVDLTPAAPSRESLALDEVTAMDNHVAGLGPAEERRALVGPSSPPACAPDTHPSPRAHSLNPDASGSSCSLARTRSRESCASVRRASSADDIEAMRAGLPPPPRHASTGAMHPLRSGLLNSTSDSDLVRYRTISKIPQITLNFVDLKGDPFLASPTSDREIIAPKIKERTHNVTEKVTQVLSLGADVLPEYKLQAPRIHRWTILHYSPFKAVWDWLILLLVIYTAVFTPYSAAFLLKETEEGSTAPDCGYACQPLAVVDFIVDIMFIVDILINFRTTYVNANEEVVSHPGRIAVHYFKGWFLIDMVAAIPFDLLIFGSGSEELIGLLKTARLLRLVRVARKLDRYSEYGAAVLFLLMCTFALIAHWLACIWYAIGNMEQPHVDSRIGWLHNLGDQIGKPYNSSGLGGPSIKDKYVTALYFTFSSLTSVGFGNVSPNTNSEKIFSICVMLIGSLMYASIFGNVSAIIQRLYSGTARYHTQMLRVREFIRFHQIPNPLRQRLEEYFQHAWSYTNGIDMNAVLKGFPECLQADICLHLNRSLLQHCKPFRAATKGCLRALAMKFKTTHAPPGDTLVHAGDLLTALYFISRGSIEILRGDVVVAILGKNDIFGEPLNLYARPGKSNGDVRALTYCDLHKIHRDDLLEVLDMYPEFSDHFWSSLEITFNLRDTNMIPGSPGSAELEGGFNRQRRRKLSFRRRTDKDPEQPGEVSALGPGRAGAGPSSRGRPGGPWGESPSSGPSSPESSEDEGPGRSSSPLRLVPFSSPRPPGEPPGGELLTEEGEKSSDTCNPLSGAFSGVSNIFSFWGDSRGRQYQELPRCPAPTPSLLNIPLSSPSRRPRGDVESRLDALQRQLNSAVTTPGPGPPSTSSLLPVSPIPTLTLDSLSQVSQFMALEELPPGTPELPQDGPTRRLSLPGQLGALTSQPLHRHGSDPGS; this is translated from the exons GGAGCTGCTTCCTGTGCCTGGTGGACGTGGTGCCCGTAAAGAATGAAGACGGGACTGTCATCATGTTTATCCTCAACTTCGAGGTGGTGATGGAAAAGGACGTGGTGGGGTCCCCGGCCCATGACACCAATCACCGTGGACCCCCCACCAGCTGGTTGGCCCCGG GCCGAGCCAAGACCTTCCGCCTGAAGCTGCCCGCGCTGCTGGCCTTGACGGCCCGGGAGTCATCGGTGCGGcccggcggcagcggcggcggcggcgggggcggcgcgggCGCCCCGGGGGCCGTGGTGGTGGACGTGGACCTGACGCCGGCGGCGCCCAGCCGCGAGTCGCTGGCCCTGGACGAGGTGACGGCCATGGACAACCacgtggcagggctggggccagCGGAGGAGCGGCGCGCGCTGGTGGGCCCCAGCTCACCGCCTGCCTGCGCGCCCGACACGCACCCCTCACCCCGGGCGCACAGCCTCAACCCCGACGCCTCGGGCTCCAGCTGCAGCCTGGCCCGGACGCGCTCCCGGGAGAGCTGCGCCAGCGTGCGCCGCGCCTCCTCCGCTGACGACATCGAGGCCATGCGCGCCGGGCTGCCCCCGCCGCCGCGCCACGCCAGCACCG GGGCCATGCACCCCCTGCGCAGCGGCCTGCTTAACTCCACGTCAGATTCCGACCTCGTGCGCTACCGTACCATTAGCAAGATTCCCCAAATCACCCTCAACTTTGTGGACCTCAAGGGGGACCCCTTCTTGGCTTCGCCCACCAGTGACCGGGAGATCATAGCACCCAAGATAAAGGAGAGGACCCACAATGTCACTGAGAAGGTCACCCAG GTCCTGTCCCTGGGGGCTGATGTGCTGCCAGAGTATAAGCTGCAGGCGCCTCGGATCCACCGCTGGACCATCCTGCACTACAGCCCCTTCAAGGCCGTGTGGGACTGGCTCATCCTGCTGCTGGTTATCTACACGGCCGTCTTCACACCTTACTCGGCCGCCTTCCTGCTGAAGGAGACGGAAGAGGGCTCCACGGCCCCTGACTGTGGCTACGCCTGCCAGCCACTGGCCGTAGTGGACTTCATTGTGGACATCATGTTCATCGTGGACATCCTCATCAACTTCCGCACCACGTACGTGAATGCCAATGAGGAGGTGGTCAGCCATCCCGGCCGCATTGCCGTCCACTACTTCAAGGGCTGGTTCCTCATCGACATGGTGGCCGCCATCCCCTTCGACCTGCTCATCTTTGGCTCTGGCTCTGAGGAG CTGATCGGGCTGCTGAAGACGGCGCGGCTGCTGCGGCTGGTGCGTGTGGCGAGGAAGCTGGACCGCTACTCGGAGTACGGGGCAGCCGTGCTcttcctgctcatgtgcactttCGCACTCATCGCGCACTGGCTGGCCTGCATCTGGTACGCCATCGGCAACATGGAGCAGCCACACGTGGACTCCCGCATCGGCTGGCTGCACAACCTGGGCGACCAGATCGGCAAGCCCTACAACAGCAGCGGCCTGGGAGGCCCCTCCATCAAGGACAAGTACGTCACGGCCCTCTACTTCACCTTCAGCAGCCTCACCAGCGTGGGCTTCGGCAACGTCTCCCCCAACACCAACTCGGAGAAGATCTTCTCCATCTGTGTCATGCTCATTGGCT ccctcaTGTACGCCAGCATCTTCGGCAACGTGTCAGCCATCATCCAGCGGCTGTACTCCGGCACTGCCCGCTACCACACGCAGATGCTACGGGTGCGGGAGTTCATCCGCTTCCACCAAATCCCCAACCCCCTCCGCCAGCGTCTCGAGGAGTATTTCCAGCACGCCTGGTCCTACACCAACGGCATCGATATGAACGCG GTGCTGAAAGGCTTCCCCGAGTGCCTGCAGGCAGACATCTGTCTGCACCTGAACCGCTCGCTGCTACAGCACTGCAAGCCTTTCCGAGCGGCCACCAAGGGCTGCCTGAGGGCCCTGGCCATGAAGTTCAAGACGACACATGCACCGCCAGGGGACACGCTGGTGCATGCTGGGGACCTGCTCACCGCCCTCTACTTCATCTCCCGGGGCTCCATTGAGATCCTGCGGGGCGACGTTGTCGTGGCCATCCTGG GGAAGAATGACATCTTTGGAGAGCCTTTAAACCTGTATGCTCGGCCCGGCAAGTCCAATGGGGACGTGCGGGCCCTCACCTACTGCGACCTGCACAAGATCCACCGGGATGACCTACTGGAGGTGCTGGACATGTACCCCGAGTTCTCGGACCACTTCTGGTCCAGCCTGGAAATCACCTTCAACCTGCGGGAC ACCAACATGATCCCTGGGTCTCCCGGCAGCGCGGAGCTGGAGGGCGGCTTCAACAGGCAACGCAGGCGCAAGCTGTCCTTCCGCCGGCGCACCGACAAGG ACCCGGAACAGCCAGGGGAGGTGTCGGCCttggggccgggccgggcgggggcaGGGCCGAGTAGCCGGGGCCGGCCAGGGGGACCGTGGGGGGAGAGCCCATCCAGCGGCCCCTCCAGCCCTGAGAGCAGTGAGGATGAGGGCCCAGGCCGCAGCTCCAGCCCCCTCCGCCTGGTGCCCTtctccagccccaggccccccGGAGAGCCGCCGGGTGGGGAGCTGCtgacagaggaaggggagaagagcagTGACACTTGTAACCCGCTGTCAG GCGCCTTCTCAGGAGTGTCCAACATCTTCAGCTTCTGGGGGGACAGTCGGGGCCGCCAGTACCAGGAGCTGCCtcgctgccctgcccccacccccagcctcctgaACATCCCCCTGTCCAGCCCCAGCCGGCGGCCCCGGGGCGACGTGGAGAGCAGGCTGGATGCCCTTCAGAGGCAGCTCAACAG TGCTGTGACCAccccggggcccggccccccctccacctcctctctgctgcccgtcagccccatccccaccctcaccctggaCTCGCTTTCTCAG GTTTCCCAGTTCATGGCGTTGGAGGAGCTCCCCCCGGGGACCCCAGAGCTCCCCCAAGACGGCCCCACTCGACGCCTCTCCCTGCCGGGCCAGCTGGGGGCCctcacctcccagcccctgcaCAGACATGGCTCAGACCCGGGCAGTTAG
- the KCNH2 gene encoding potassium voltage-gated channel subfamily H member 2 isoform X1 — MPVRRGHVAPQNTFLDTIIRKFEGQSRKFIIANARVENCAVIYCNDGFCELCGYSRAEVMQRPCTCDFLHGPRTQRRAAAQIAQALLGAEERKVEIAFYRKDGSCFLCLVDVVPVKNEDGTVIMFILNFEVVMEKDVVGSPAHDTNHRGPPTSWLAPGRAKTFRLKLPALLALTARESSVRPGGSGGGGGGGAGAPGAVVVDVDLTPAAPSRESLALDEVTAMDNHVAGLGPAEERRALVGPSSPPACAPDTHPSPRAHSLNPDASGSSCSLARTRSRESCASVRRASSADDIEAMRAGLPPPPRHASTGAMHPLRSGLLNSTSDSDLVRYRTISKIPQITLNFVDLKGDPFLASPTSDREIIAPKIKERTHNVTEKVTQVLSLGADVLPEYKLQAPRIHRWTILHYSPFKAVWDWLILLLVIYTAVFTPYSAAFLLKETEEGSTAPDCGYACQPLAVVDFIVDIMFIVDILINFRTTYVNANEEVVSHPGRIAVHYFKGWFLIDMVAAIPFDLLIFGSGSEELIGLLKTARLLRLVRVARKLDRYSEYGAAVLFLLMCTFALIAHWLACIWYAIGNMEQPHVDSRIGWLHNLGDQIGKPYNSSGLGGPSIKDKYVTALYFTFSSLTSVGFGNVSPNTNSEKIFSICVMLIGSLMYASIFGNVSAIIQRLYSGTARYHTQMLRVREFIRFHQIPNPLRQRLEEYFQHAWSYTNGIDMNAVLKGFPECLQADICLHLNRSLLQHCKPFRAATKGCLRALAMKFKTTHAPPGDTLVHAGDLLTALYFISRGSIEILRGDVVVAILGKNDIFGEPLNLYARPGKSNGDVRALTYCDLHKIHRDDLLEVLDMYPEFSDHFWSSLEITFNLRDTNMIPGSPGSAELEGGFNRQRRRKLSFRRRTDKDPEQPGEVSALGPGRAGAGPSSRGRPGGPWGESPSSGPSSPESSEDEGPGRSSSPLRLVPFSSPRPPGEPPGGELLTEEGEKSSDTCNPLSGAFSGVSNIFSFWGDSRGRQYQELPRCPAPTPSLLNIPLSSPSRRPRGDVESRLDALQRQLNRLETRLSADMASVLQLLHRQMTLVPPAYSAVTTPGPGPPSTSSLLPVSPIPTLTLDSLSQVSQFMALEELPPGTPELPQDGPTRRLSLPGQLGALTSQPLHRHGSDPGS; from the exons GGAGCTGCTTCCTGTGCCTGGTGGACGTGGTGCCCGTAAAGAATGAAGACGGGACTGTCATCATGTTTATCCTCAACTTCGAGGTGGTGATGGAAAAGGACGTGGTGGGGTCCCCGGCCCATGACACCAATCACCGTGGACCCCCCACCAGCTGGTTGGCCCCGG GCCGAGCCAAGACCTTCCGCCTGAAGCTGCCCGCGCTGCTGGCCTTGACGGCCCGGGAGTCATCGGTGCGGcccggcggcagcggcggcggcggcgggggcggcgcgggCGCCCCGGGGGCCGTGGTGGTGGACGTGGACCTGACGCCGGCGGCGCCCAGCCGCGAGTCGCTGGCCCTGGACGAGGTGACGGCCATGGACAACCacgtggcagggctggggccagCGGAGGAGCGGCGCGCGCTGGTGGGCCCCAGCTCACCGCCTGCCTGCGCGCCCGACACGCACCCCTCACCCCGGGCGCACAGCCTCAACCCCGACGCCTCGGGCTCCAGCTGCAGCCTGGCCCGGACGCGCTCCCGGGAGAGCTGCGCCAGCGTGCGCCGCGCCTCCTCCGCTGACGACATCGAGGCCATGCGCGCCGGGCTGCCCCCGCCGCCGCGCCACGCCAGCACCG GGGCCATGCACCCCCTGCGCAGCGGCCTGCTTAACTCCACGTCAGATTCCGACCTCGTGCGCTACCGTACCATTAGCAAGATTCCCCAAATCACCCTCAACTTTGTGGACCTCAAGGGGGACCCCTTCTTGGCTTCGCCCACCAGTGACCGGGAGATCATAGCACCCAAGATAAAGGAGAGGACCCACAATGTCACTGAGAAGGTCACCCAG GTCCTGTCCCTGGGGGCTGATGTGCTGCCAGAGTATAAGCTGCAGGCGCCTCGGATCCACCGCTGGACCATCCTGCACTACAGCCCCTTCAAGGCCGTGTGGGACTGGCTCATCCTGCTGCTGGTTATCTACACGGCCGTCTTCACACCTTACTCGGCCGCCTTCCTGCTGAAGGAGACGGAAGAGGGCTCCACGGCCCCTGACTGTGGCTACGCCTGCCAGCCACTGGCCGTAGTGGACTTCATTGTGGACATCATGTTCATCGTGGACATCCTCATCAACTTCCGCACCACGTACGTGAATGCCAATGAGGAGGTGGTCAGCCATCCCGGCCGCATTGCCGTCCACTACTTCAAGGGCTGGTTCCTCATCGACATGGTGGCCGCCATCCCCTTCGACCTGCTCATCTTTGGCTCTGGCTCTGAGGAG CTGATCGGGCTGCTGAAGACGGCGCGGCTGCTGCGGCTGGTGCGTGTGGCGAGGAAGCTGGACCGCTACTCGGAGTACGGGGCAGCCGTGCTcttcctgctcatgtgcactttCGCACTCATCGCGCACTGGCTGGCCTGCATCTGGTACGCCATCGGCAACATGGAGCAGCCACACGTGGACTCCCGCATCGGCTGGCTGCACAACCTGGGCGACCAGATCGGCAAGCCCTACAACAGCAGCGGCCTGGGAGGCCCCTCCATCAAGGACAAGTACGTCACGGCCCTCTACTTCACCTTCAGCAGCCTCACCAGCGTGGGCTTCGGCAACGTCTCCCCCAACACCAACTCGGAGAAGATCTTCTCCATCTGTGTCATGCTCATTGGCT ccctcaTGTACGCCAGCATCTTCGGCAACGTGTCAGCCATCATCCAGCGGCTGTACTCCGGCACTGCCCGCTACCACACGCAGATGCTACGGGTGCGGGAGTTCATCCGCTTCCACCAAATCCCCAACCCCCTCCGCCAGCGTCTCGAGGAGTATTTCCAGCACGCCTGGTCCTACACCAACGGCATCGATATGAACGCG GTGCTGAAAGGCTTCCCCGAGTGCCTGCAGGCAGACATCTGTCTGCACCTGAACCGCTCGCTGCTACAGCACTGCAAGCCTTTCCGAGCGGCCACCAAGGGCTGCCTGAGGGCCCTGGCCATGAAGTTCAAGACGACACATGCACCGCCAGGGGACACGCTGGTGCATGCTGGGGACCTGCTCACCGCCCTCTACTTCATCTCCCGGGGCTCCATTGAGATCCTGCGGGGCGACGTTGTCGTGGCCATCCTGG GGAAGAATGACATCTTTGGAGAGCCTTTAAACCTGTATGCTCGGCCCGGCAAGTCCAATGGGGACGTGCGGGCCCTCACCTACTGCGACCTGCACAAGATCCACCGGGATGACCTACTGGAGGTGCTGGACATGTACCCCGAGTTCTCGGACCACTTCTGGTCCAGCCTGGAAATCACCTTCAACCTGCGGGAC ACCAACATGATCCCTGGGTCTCCCGGCAGCGCGGAGCTGGAGGGCGGCTTCAACAGGCAACGCAGGCGCAAGCTGTCCTTCCGCCGGCGCACCGACAAGG ACCCGGAACAGCCAGGGGAGGTGTCGGCCttggggccgggccgggcgggggcaGGGCCGAGTAGCCGGGGCCGGCCAGGGGGACCGTGGGGGGAGAGCCCATCCAGCGGCCCCTCCAGCCCTGAGAGCAGTGAGGATGAGGGCCCAGGCCGCAGCTCCAGCCCCCTCCGCCTGGTGCCCTtctccagccccaggccccccGGAGAGCCGCCGGGTGGGGAGCTGCtgacagaggaaggggagaagagcagTGACACTTGTAACCCGCTGTCAG GCGCCTTCTCAGGAGTGTCCAACATCTTCAGCTTCTGGGGGGACAGTCGGGGCCGCCAGTACCAGGAGCTGCCtcgctgccctgcccccacccccagcctcctgaACATCCCCCTGTCCAGCCCCAGCCGGCGGCCCCGGGGCGACGTGGAGAGCAGGCTGGATGCCCTTCAGAGGCAGCTCAACAG GCTGGAGACCCGGCTGAGTGCAGACATGGCCAGTGTCCTGCAGCTGCTGCACAGGCAGATGACGCTGGTCCCACCTGCTTACAGTGCTGTGACCAccccggggcccggccccccctccacctcctctctgctgcccgtcagccccatccccaccctcaccctggaCTCGCTTTCTCAG GTTTCCCAGTTCATGGCGTTGGAGGAGCTCCCCCCGGGGACCCCAGAGCTCCCCCAAGACGGCCCCACTCGACGCCTCTCCCTGCCGGGCCAGCTGGGGGCCctcacctcccagcccctgcaCAGACATGGCTCAGACCCGGGCAGTTAG